A stretch of the Nicotiana tabacum cultivar K326 chromosome 6, ASM71507v2, whole genome shotgun sequence genome encodes the following:
- the LOC142182018 gene encoding uncharacterized protein LOC142182018 translates to MSNLSKLEFVALDISGKNYLSWVLDTKIHLATKGLGDTITQGNEASIQDKAKAMIFLCHHLDEGLKVEYLIVKDPLELWTGLKERYDHLKATVLPRARYEWMHLRLQDFKTQQYRERGFEKYSELISCLLVAEQHNTLLLKNHEARPTGSAPLPKANMAVRRDRSGKRQNNSHSHMNVHGHSNGKRRYNSRHRGGHGKRENNMGSQNNPSRGKSGNYHHCGMKGH, encoded by the exons atgtcgaATTTGTCAAAGCTTGagtttgtggcacttgacatttcTGGAAAGAATTACCTATCTTGGGTTCTCGATACTAAGATTCACTTAGCTACTAAAGGCCTTGGTGACACCATTACTCAGGGTAATGAGGCATCGATCCAGGAcaaagcgaaggccatgattttcctttgTCATCATTtggatgaaggtttgaaggttgaATATTTAATAgtgaaagatccacttgaattgtgGACTGGCCTGAAGGAAAGGTATGATCACCTTAAGGCTACGGTATTGCCAAGGGCTCGATATGAGTGGATGCACTTACGGTTGCAAGATTTTAAGACC CAGCAATACCGTGAAAGGGGTTTTGAAAAGTATTCTGAATTGATCTCATGCCTTCTGGTAGCTGAGCAACATAATACTCTTTTgctgaaaaatcatgaagcccgtcccacAGGGTCAGCTCCGCTTCCTAAAGCGAATATGGCAGTTAGACGTGATAGGTCTGGAAAAAGACAGAATAATAGTCATAGCCATATGAATGTACATGGGCATAGCAATGGTAAAAGACGATATAATAGTCGTCATCGTGGTGGTCATGGCAAACGCGAGAACAATATGGGTTCTCAAAACAATCCTTCAAGAGGCAAAAGCGGTAACTATCACCATTGTGGCATGAAAGGTCATTGA